TCTGCCTAAACCGTTTCTTAATACGAGAATTTTTGTCTTTTCAAGATTCACAGATAAATTCCAGGCTTTACAATACTTTTCAAGTCTGTTGATCATAAATTGCAAACTTGTAACTGAACTAGCAAGAAAAACaatatcgtcagcatacataAGTATTGGAATCATAGTGCCGTAAACCTCAACACCACCACCAATATCATCTgttatatcatttataaacaatatGAAAATAAGTGCGCTTAAGATGCAGCCTTGCTTCACACCCATCGTAGTTTCAAAATCATCAGATAAACCTTCTCCATCCCATACCGCAACTTTATTATTTGCGTATAAAGCTCTTATATGATGTTCACAATTTTGCTACTTATACCAATCTTATATAGCTTGTAAAAGAGTGCCTCGCGTGGGACAGAGTCAAAAGCTGATTTGAAGTCCACAAATATGGCataaagtttcttttgtttttgtttgtacacTTGATCAACTGTAGAGTAATCTTCTCTAAATCCAGCATGAAACTCACCTCGCTATTGTCGACCAATAAGAATTCCTTATATAAATTTTACCCAATGTCTCCTACAATGCATAAGGTGTTAATTCATGTATCCGAGGTAATTAAAAAAGCTAATCTTCCAATAGGAAAGCTTTCAGAGGAAGCAGCAGAAGCACGAAACAAACATATTCGCTTATACCATTTAAGCTATTCAAGAAAGTTTTCTCGTGTTAATTGCAACATGGACCGGTATAACCGGTATGagatgtaataaaaataaaaagaaacacttaggttaggttaggttaacgtagctgcggatttagaatccacacacttaggccaagagaaaggcccattgtgataccacatgaatctagagaattacttctaactagtagaaccattttgagctttttataaagcgaagaagatatttaatatcctttttagctagttcgctgggattatcaaaagagtagtcccccagatgaagtttgcgtctgagtgaaagagcagggcaagtgcataagagatgagagattgtttcctcttcttcttcgtccatgcagctcctacagaagtcatttgaggctacgccaagtcgtattgcgtgtctgcctataagacagtgtcctgtaaggacacctattagggagctaatatgaagtctgctttgagataacaagtcttataagctgtgccacctagaatttgctatcgcaaaagctgtttcttttagcataagtttacatgtagatataaataagagacgatcgacaatcgagggccgtcaaagatttggtcgagacaccgtcaagggatttgatagcagcttgactgtccgagaagatgcggatatcagaagttgatatcacgttttctcttagccaggagagaacctctttgatcgccaaaatttccgcttgaaaaacgagatgaggcgtcgagtcttatcgctgtactcgctgccacttgtttactgaagatgtcgaggggtgtcagatggaggagagtgtctaacgctgctgagggtgtggttctcaatgccccgcttatgcagagacatgcagtgcgctgaacactgtaactctttcctgtatattggatttccaacttaattttttgtccaatatcagaccaaggtatttggcttcattggtaaaaattagtggtataccttttattgaaggaggtacaattactgggatcttgtatttccgtgtgaaaaggacgaggtctgttttttgaggattaatactaagtccgcagttatcagcccatctagtgagcatattgagtgcattttggaggaggtctctcagtgtattaggatgttcccctgtgacagcgatagcaacataATCgacatacgcaaccactctgtagccatccctctcaagggatattagtagttggttaagcactatgttccacaggagaggggacagaacaccaccttgcggagtggctctactgacagacctttatgtgcaaaaatctcccaaactggagttgatgatcctgctttttagcattagattaatcaactcacagattgagtattcgacgtttaaggtcgtcatagcagaagtgatagcagatgtgtcaacgttgttgaaagcgccctcaatatccaagaaggccaccatagtgtattcctttttatctagggagtattcgatagttcttaccagagtgtgcaaggctgtttctaccgatttccctttgcagtaagcatgctgagacattgatagtctcttctcaatgttgttacgtatatggatatcgatcaatcgttccagagttttgagaatgaaagatgataggctaataggtcttaggtccttagggttgacatgcgagcatttgcccgccttgggaatgaaaactacctttacatctctccagcgccgaggtatatagaccagatttatacaacttttaaagatcatctcaatgatgggcgaagttatatcaatggtatattgtagctcagctggtatgatttgatctggacctggagatttgtaaggtttgaaactattcagagcccatgtcaatttttcttttgtaaccagaccttgaggaacaattaagttaatacccgacccaggactgtatgttgtattaacggattgggagctatctgggaagtgggtgtctaatagcaggtttagcgttccttcgcaagagttagtccatgtaccatctgagtttttaagacaactaggcatagTTGGACTTgtggagagaatcttccttatccttgatgcctccgcggattcttctattgagttacagaaggatctccatgagaatcttttggctattctcaattctagtttatactttttgagagattctttattagaatcccaatcttggggatgtctagtcttttttgctcgattgaaaagccttctacaacctatcctgagtatatctagttcagcagcccaccaatatggtttcttctttcctcgCACTGTGGTGAGggcagtttccatggctttattgagggctgctgtaagttcatcgaccttttgatagagttaaagagcgcacaagggcggatccgaaagttctagtttaatcagatttttaagagtcgccctatattttggccaatctgtttttctaaaaagaaacaCTTATTAACTGATGTTATTAATTTGCTATcagaaaataacatttctttTGACAATATTGATGAAAATAGTACTGAAgagtaaataaaaactttgtttcatcactcaaaaatgtctgtttttagttatttttaatgttaaaattgaataataagaaatatttaagcgatagagaaaaaaaatattgttgaccaAGTTTAAGACCTATATACAACACTGTGCGTTGCTTGAATATCGTTGTAGAGTTTTAATGGTTTGTGCACTACAGAAAAagccccttaaacagttcaacattAATAtttgcgcttctaggaatgcttcaGTATACCATCGAgctcaacttcggtcgtactgtcatgTACAAGGATTCGTTCTTTAGCATGTGGAATGCCATACCACACTCTATCTTTCCCAATCATTGCAATCTTcattaattcaaaaccaatgtgtatcGACACCTGCCTTCAACCTTTCTCCTCCTCCTCCCTAGTGCTCACTCAatgtctctgcataataagggtatcaATACCCTTTGCGTTTATTATCAAAAAGCCATAATCGAATTATTTCTAACCTTAGCACTGACTTTTCTGCAACCTAAACAGTTTGGAGTTGTTGGATTTCTTCTATACCTAAAAaccaaaatccaaaaacaaCTCAAGAAATCTCAATTAGGGCCAACCAAAAgtctaacaaaaacaaacaaaaatcgcaatgtgtatataaacaaaacttatcGTGTATTTCTTCATTTAACTGAGATACAATccaaaaaacatttacaatcgTAAtgataatcataataataataataattaattaattaataataataataaacctacacagagaaaaataaaaattaaaagaattttaaacaaatcgtTTGTGTGGGTGGAGAAATGgaaaactattaaataaatggattttaaaaacgtgcagctttttttaatttttgctttttgtttctcaaactaaaaacacaaaaaatctatgtataaaaatatgaaagaaacaacaaattaaaagaaaaacaataaacaaaaatacactaTAACTCATCTTTtctaatatattttgttgttttgttttgttttcattttgattttccttcaaaagttcttaacgaaaagaaaaaaagaaaaaacaaaaattaaaagttaacaatattttatataataattacaaGCTTACTCGagaatatatataatatactatatttataccaaaaacattaattttacattacttctttttattcttaaatttttgtatttatttattttcaataaagttaatttctaaatcctagtttttttttttttaattttttaacagagaaacagaaacaaacaaaaaaataataaaaagacaataaacaattatttttaaaatattttgctggatacaattaaatgaattaattaatttttgtatcgttttgttttttgtttttgtttttatattaaatttaattacatttaaaaggaaattaaaaaaattaagagaatgttttttttttttaagttgaagagcgagataaaaagagaaaaagagagAATGTACAATAAAATgtggaagaaaaagaaaaaaaatgaaaaaagattgCAATTAATGTTCGCCATCGcgtttggaaaatattttgaaaaaaatttacataattgGATCGGGTCCTTGACCGTCCAGATCTGAGACCTGACTCTGGTAGTGCAGGGCGTCTTGGTAGGCCTTCTTGACGGCTTTGCGCTCGGCGGGTTTGCGCGACTCGACCAGTTTGTTTTGGTCGAGTTGTTTGTCGATGCCGAGGATTTCAAGCTTCGCTTCGGGCAGCCATTGCCATGTCCGCTTTGCGTCGAAGAACAGCACCAAGAACACTTCCTCGGTGTGGTTTTTGCGCAGCGCTAGAACCTCGGCGGGCGGAGCAGGCAGTGGCACCCCGTTGTAGACGAAGCCTTTGGGGGTCTTGGGATCGAGTATGAGGGCCGGATACCAAGGATAGCCGCGGCACTTGGCCCACACGAGTTGCAGGGGTTCCAGTGGAGGCTTGATGGGCTCCATGAGGACCTGGGGAACCGGAGTGGGAATTCGGCGCAGGATTGAGGAGTTCTTGGACGGTGGCAGACATTCATTCAATTTCAGAAGGTGCTGGTGGTTGGTGTGGCTGTGGGAATTCGATTCGGATTCGTTGACACTGGCCATCTCCTCGTCTTCTTCGTCGTCTTCGGACGTGGAATCATATTCGGAGCCGGATCCACTGATGCCAAAGCCGGAACAGCTGCTGCACGGGCTGCCCGATATATCACTGAGGTCGCTCTCGTCGCTCTCCGAGTTGTCGCCGCCCGCGTTCGCTCGGTACACCCGAAAGCTGTCCGGCATGTTCTGGAGGATGTTCTCGCGGGGGGCAGTGATCCTGGCGGGACTTATGGACATGCTGCGCAGGCGGTCGTTTGACAGACGTTTGTTCTTTATGCTCCGCTTGGGCGACTTGATGCCATCCATCATCATCAATGGCAGGTCATTGGATTCCTCTTTGAGCGAAGAGATTTCTGGACGTTTCATTGCTGCTTGTGCTTTCCTTGTGAATAGGACAGCggttctacaaaaaaaaacaatcaacttaGAAAAACCACTGTCGAGAAAAATAAGTGAACACCTTTTGTTACCTTCTATTGACTCCAGCAGGTGAGGCGCTGTTTGTGACTGCTTTGAGCGGGCTACAGGGCGGTGTCTGGAGAGGAAGTTCGCCTTTGGCGGCCTCCACCTCAGGCTCATCTTCGTCCATGTCTTCGCAGTCTTCTTGAGAATGATTGGCTGCTCCCCCCGTAGAGTTCCTCTGAAATTATCAACACAAAAAAGGACTTAAGCAGTCGCAAAAGGCTGAAAATGCAAACTCTGCCTACCACAGCTGCTTTAGCCTTAGCCATGGCCTTCCGCATCCTCGCTATCTCCACGCGAATCTGTTTGATCTTCTTCGTTCGATGCTGCGGATTCTTGAGCACTTGGGATTTGTCGGCTAGAATCAACATCTTTTGGATGACATCCTCTGTGGGAACGGACTTCAGCAAAAGCTTAAGTTCCTCCTCCACTTCGATGGCCACACAATCGTCGCTCTTAATCGTCTCGACAATTCCCTCCCTCTGCAGTTCCTCTCGGGTGTTTCGGAACAGGGGCGCCCCTTGATCTCGCATTCGGATGCCAGCCCGATAGAAGACCGTGTCCTTGTTATTGTAGGCCAGACAATTCTTCACCATTAAATCGAAATCAGATTCCATCTGATCCAAGGACGTGTATTGACCGGTGTAGAGTTTCTGATGCATTGTACCCAAGTCCATGGGTTCCTGGACAATGTCCAGATAGTCGGGAACTTCGTCTGTGTCCACTGGCTCTCGGAAGATATCGGCTGTATCCTTTGATTCTAATGTCTCGAGAATCTTACGCATCGCAGTCTCGAGGGGATTTATCTGAAGCATTACAACTTGTTCGCATATCTTGACATATTGGGCTTTTAGCTTCTCCCGCTTGCGCACCAATTCACACAAAAGACGCGCTCTTTCGAGATCTTGGCGAAGGCACTGCCAGTATTTAAGTTGTTTGTACAGTTCTGTTGTATTTGGAGAAcctagaaaagatattttatagttttttttcaagaatgttTTGAATGTAACAATTGAACTCACCTTCAATACCATTCCTAGCCAAACTATGACTCTGGCCCTGACTCTGCAGACGCCTCAGCAAAGGAACTCCATTTCTATACTGCCTCTTCAACGTCCAATAGGCAATCAACTTGTCAATGAACTGTGACTTCTTTTGCATCGTCACCAAACTGGAAATCTCTTGAATCCGATCCGGGGGAATAGTTGGAATTAGAACGACGGGCGCAGAGGAGCGTTTCTTCGCCAACACCTTGCGAGCCTCTTTCATCTTGT
This window of the Eupeodes corollae chromosome 3, idEupCoro1.1, whole genome shotgun sequence genome carries:
- the LOC129952312 gene encoding bromodomain-containing protein homolog, with product MGLDFDAQEYCKNIKQTQSNPPFVCPVEKCDKSYKSVVGLQYHLINYDHDNPQQPTTPVAAPNKKRGRNRFQASPQTPKDTAASPKEGVIFLESENCVQYNIDDKSIKVSVDEPLPTITDEEFENLLSTGCIIATPDVVEPIVKLPDATFKKIENYSISDAPPRPNAYIRFIEKSAEELDGEVEYDVDEEDTTWLSMINEEREETNLNPVHIDTLELLMDRLEKESYFQAAANGTPGIEVDDDAVCCICMDGECQNTNVILFCDMCNLAVHQDCYGVPYIPEGQWLCRRCLQSPSTPVRCVLCPNTGGAFKQTDQGMWAHVVCALWIPEVRFANTVFLEPIDSIETIPQARWRLTCYVCKEKGIGACIQCQRNSCYAAFHVTCAQQAGLYMHMDTVKDGSNEAVPVTVQKYAYCHSHTPPDAKLRENEEEDTRHKMKEARKVLAKKRSSAPVVLIPTIPPDRIQEISSLVTMQKKSQFIDKLIAYWTLKRQYRNGVPLLRRLQSQGQSHSLARNGIEGSPNTTELYKQLKYWQCLRQDLERARLLCELVRKREKLKAQYVKICEQVVMLQINPLETAMRKILETLESKDTADIFREPVDTDEVPDYLDIVQEPMDLGTMHQKLYTGQYTSLDQMESDFDLMVKNCLAYNNKDTVFYRAGIRMRDQGAPLFRNTREELQREGIVETIKSDDCVAIEVEEELKLLLKSVPTEDVIQKMLILADKSQVLKNPQHRTKKIKQIRVEIARMRKAMAKAKAAVRNSTGGAANHSQEDCEDMDEDEPEVEAAKGELPLQTPPCSPLKAVTNSASPAGVNRRTAVLFTRKAQAAMKRPEISSLKEESNDLPLMMMDGIKSPKRSIKNKRLSNDRLRSMSISPARITAPRENILQNMPDSFRVYRANAGGDNSESDESDLSDISGSPCSSCSGFGISGSGSEYDSTSEDDEEDEEMASVNESESNSHSHTNHQHLLKLNECLPPSKNSSILRRIPTPVPQVLMEPIKPPLEPLQLVWAKCRGYPWYPALILDPKTPKGFVYNGVPLPAPPAEVLALRKNHTEEVFLVLFFDAKRTWQWLPEAKLEILGIDKQLDQNKLVESRKPAERKAVKKAYQDALHYQSQVSDLDGQGPDPIM